The following is a genomic window from Actinomadura sp. WMMB 499.
CCCGGCGCCGCCCCTCCCTGAGAACCTGTCGGTAGCCGACAGTGGGGAGCCACCGTGACCATCCGCCGCGCCATGCCCGACTTCCGCACCGGGGGCATGGACGAGAGCCGTGACTTCTATGGCCTGCTGGGGTTCGAGGAGGTCATGAACCTGGGCTGGGTGATGACGCTCGCGTCGCCGTCCAACCCGACCGCCCAGGTCACGTTCATGACGCACGACGCGACCGCGCCGGTCGTGCCGGACATGAGCGTCGAGGTGGACGACGTGGACGCGGTCCACGCGGCCGTGCAAGCGAGCGGCGCGGAGATCGTCCACCCGTTGCAGGACGAGGAGTGGGGCGTCCGCCGCTTCTTCGTCCGCGACCCCGACGGCCGCGTGATCAACGTCCTGAGCCAGCCGTAGGAGTTCCGTCCCCGTCGCGACCGGGCCGGTGCATACGCGACGGCCTACGAGGTGAGCCGGGTCAGGTCGTTGACGATCTCGGACGCGGCGACGGGATCGAGGTCGCCCCACGGCATCGGCTTCCCGGAGTACCGGCCGGGCAGCACGATGACGTCGCGGATCTCCTGCTCCGCGAGCTCCTCCGGCGCGTACACCCGGATGCCGGGGCTGAAGAAGACCATCACGTGGCGCCCGTCCCCCGTCATGTGCATGACCTGGCGGCGGAAGCCGCCGTCCTCCTTGTCGCCGAGTTCCCAGCCCCGCGACGTCATGCCGGTGATCCGGCCGAAGTGGACGGTCGCGCCGGAGTACCGGCCGAACCGGGTCGAGGCCCGCTCGCCGTCGGTCAGCCGGTGGACGGGACGGGCGAGCTGCTCGAACGGCTGCAGGACCGCGTAGTCGGCGAACACCTCCGTCCAGGCGTCGAGGTCCGGCAGGCGGAGCGGGTGCGGGAGCGTGATCGCGGCGTCCGGGGACGGGACGAACGCGTCGTCGGCGGCGTCGGCGAACGTGCCGTCCTCGGCGACGCGGAAGGCGTCCGGTCCGGCGGACCAGACGAGGCGGCGGGTGACGTGGCGGAGCAGCGGGTGCTCGGCGAAGAGCGTGCGGAACTCCTCGGGCGTCCACGACCGTCCGGCCACCATCGCCCGCTCGAGGCGCTTGATCTGCTCGGCGGCGACGGTCCGGACCTCCTTCTTGAGTCCGGCGAACCGCTGGTGCGCGGCGGGCGCGAGCGTGTCGTCGTCCTTCACGCCCGGCTTCGGGAGCGTCTTGCGGACCTTGCCCTCCCCGTCGGTGACGAACGGCTTGAGATGCTCGTCGAACCCGACGGTGAAACGGCGGCGGCCGTAGTCGAGCGTCAGCGTCCCCTCGGCGTCCAGTCCGAAGTCGGGGACGAGACGGTCGGCGAGCTGCTCGGGCGTGTAGCCGCGCTCGTCGGCGATGCGCTTGAGGGCGGATT
Proteins encoded in this region:
- a CDS encoding VOC family protein, with translation MTIRRAMPDFRTGGMDESRDFYGLLGFEEVMNLGWVMTLASPSNPTAQVTFMTHDATAPVVPDMSVEVDDVDAVHAAVQASGAEIVHPLQDEEWGVRRFFVRDPDGRVINVLSQP